In one window of Poriferisphaera corsica DNA:
- a CDS encoding heavy-metal-associated domain-containing protein — MSTVVIKISGMKCEGCVGEVQARLSKVRGVRTAVVDLASCEASVQIEDGVADVDMLMAVVKDAGFDAAPAFGS; from the coding sequence ATGAGTACCGTTGTGATCAAAATTAGTGGGATGAAGTGTGAGGGGTGTGTGGGTGAAGTGCAGGCGAGGTTGAGCAAAGTGCGAGGGGTGAGAACAGCAGTAGTGGATCTGGCGAGTTGCGAGGCGAGTGTGCAGATTGAGGATGGGGTGGCGGATGTGGACATGCTGATGGCGGTGGTTAAGGACGCTGGGTTTGATGCGGCTCCCGCGTTCGGGAGTTGA
- a CDS encoding DUF1848 domain-containing protein, with translation MIVSASVRTDVPAFYGEWFVNRLRAGFCGVLNPYSGKPYRVSLEREDVDGIVFWTKDVGPFMKRLHEVKGMGYPFVVSHTITGNPRVLERSVVDAEKAVANLRRIADEFGERVCVWRYDPIVFSTVSRYEDHVRRFEILSEALIGAVDEVVVSVMHPYAKVRRSMDEVAKLVEDGEGKNGGSHGGYGLKWWDPSDDVKMRLISELDGIAKGRGMQLKVCTGEAYRPAEVVAAKCIDVGRMSDVAGHEIKGKERGTREGCLCDESRDIGMYDTCPHGCVYCYATNDMALVTKRFKGHDPEGRFLYRLDRCVVDEVEKESKTVQLGLFGEL, from the coding sequence ATGATTGTTAGTGCGAGTGTGCGGACGGATGTGCCTGCGTTTTATGGGGAGTGGTTTGTGAATCGATTGAGGGCGGGGTTTTGTGGTGTGTTGAATCCGTATAGTGGGAAGCCGTACCGGGTGAGTTTGGAGCGGGAGGATGTGGATGGGATTGTGTTTTGGACGAAGGATGTTGGGCCGTTCATGAAGCGATTGCATGAAGTGAAGGGGATGGGGTATCCGTTTGTGGTGAGTCATACGATTACGGGGAATCCAAGGGTGCTGGAGAGGTCGGTGGTGGATGCAGAGAAGGCGGTGGCGAACTTGAGGCGGATCGCGGATGAATTTGGTGAGCGGGTTTGTGTGTGGCGGTATGATCCGATTGTGTTCAGCACGGTGAGTCGATATGAGGATCATGTGCGGCGGTTTGAGATTTTAAGTGAGGCGTTAATAGGGGCAGTAGATGAGGTGGTGGTGTCGGTGATGCATCCCTATGCGAAAGTTAGACGGTCGATGGATGAGGTGGCGAAGTTGGTGGAGGACGGTGAGGGGAAGAATGGAGGGAGTCACGGAGGATATGGATTGAAGTGGTGGGATCCGAGTGATGATGTGAAGATGCGATTGATCAGTGAATTGGATGGGATTGCGAAAGGCAGGGGGATGCAACTCAAAGTGTGTACGGGAGAGGCGTATCGGCCTGCAGAGGTTGTGGCTGCGAAGTGTATCGATGTGGGGCGGATGAGTGATGTGGCGGGGCATGAGATCAAAGGAAAGGAAAGAGGTACGCGCGAGGGGTGTCTTTGTGATGAATCGCGAGATATTGGGATGTATGATACGTGCCCGCATGGGTGTGTGTATTGTTATGCGACAAACGATATGGCGTTAGTTACGAAGCGGTTTAAGGGGCATGATCCAGAAGGGAGGTTTTTGTATCGCTTGGATAGGTGTGTGGTTGATGAGGTTGAGAAGGAAAGCAAGACGGTTCAGCTCGGACTGTTTGGTGAGTTGTAA
- a CDS encoding DUF7453 family protein, whose translation MPVCKKKMTLIVGILVCVVSGGEVMGEVESRTVALTREAAPGTRAIWGEFGNFTINNAGQTGFMGRLTGIGVVDANDYGIWLEDGGIKQFVVREGDGASDVDDGAYYRNFNLPRINSEGQVFFSAELIGENVIDETNRGLWRYREGHGTNMLARRGHPSGGDIESTGSISYARVNDAGQFAYRAIQYLDNFETDAFAIMRGEGMVQHVIVDNGEHATDLGDEVVFASSVYTPSMNNVGGLGFIARIEGPGITNENHNGIWYGDTNGHELITRQGFAANGTDQWFNEFGSIRVNDAGQVAFNASLKPKVGQEYHPFTDRGLWAGTSDLLEMVMRSGDDAAGLNGLQYGQTLSFVMNTDGDVLYSSWLLFDGVELNSEKGMWLHSDGESELIAVTGRSLPGLQEWETVDYIFSMNMNDLGQVVFTTTVEGDGVTDDNDRALWLRNADGGLHLLLREGELFDVDDDAVGEDLRMINDIDMYGYSGGEDGQTQSLNDSGELAVHLKFNDGSEGLFVLDTMSTIPEPMTVGLMSAGGLGFLLRRRRRE comes from the coding sequence ATGCCTGTGTGTAAAAAGAAAATGACTTTAATTGTAGGGATTTTGGTGTGTGTGGTTAGTGGTGGCGAAGTGATGGGTGAAGTTGAATCGCGGACGGTTGCGCTGACGCGTGAAGCGGCGCCGGGAACACGTGCGATCTGGGGGGAGTTTGGTAATTTCACAATCAATAATGCTGGACAGACAGGGTTTATGGGGAGGTTGACGGGTATTGGTGTTGTTGATGCAAATGATTACGGAATTTGGCTTGAGGATGGTGGGATCAAGCAGTTTGTTGTGCGTGAGGGGGATGGCGCGAGTGATGTGGATGATGGTGCATACTACAGGAATTTCAACTTGCCTCGCATAAATTCGGAAGGGCAGGTGTTTTTTTCTGCTGAGTTGATTGGCGAGAATGTGATTGATGAAACTAATCGTGGATTGTGGCGATATCGTGAGGGGCATGGTACGAATATGTTGGCTCGCAGGGGGCATCCGTCGGGTGGCGACATTGAGTCGACGGGTTCGATTTCGTATGCTCGAGTGAATGATGCAGGGCAGTTTGCTTATCGTGCAATTCAGTATCTAGATAATTTTGAAACGGATGCGTTTGCGATCATGCGAGGGGAAGGCATGGTGCAGCATGTAATCGTGGATAATGGTGAGCATGCAACGGATCTTGGCGATGAGGTTGTGTTTGCGAGTTCGGTTTATACTCCGAGTATGAATAATGTTGGGGGATTGGGTTTCATTGCTCGGATTGAGGGGCCTGGGATTACGAATGAGAATCACAATGGTATTTGGTATGGGGATACAAACGGGCATGAGTTGATTACGCGTCAGGGTTTTGCGGCGAATGGTACAGATCAGTGGTTTAATGAATTTGGAAGTATCCGTGTGAATGATGCTGGTCAAGTTGCGTTTAATGCGAGCTTGAAGCCAAAGGTGGGGCAGGAATATCACCCGTTTACAGACAGGGGTTTGTGGGCGGGGACAAGTGATTTGTTAGAAATGGTCATGCGTTCGGGTGATGATGCTGCGGGTCTGAATGGATTGCAGTATGGTCAAACGCTGAGCTTTGTGATGAATACGGATGGTGATGTTTTATATTCATCATGGTTGTTGTTTGATGGCGTGGAATTGAATAGTGAGAAGGGGATGTGGTTGCATTCGGATGGTGAATCAGAGCTGATTGCGGTGACGGGGCGATCTCTACCTGGATTACAAGAATGGGAAACGGTTGATTATATCTTTTCGATGAACATGAATGATCTGGGTCAGGTTGTGTTTACGACGACGGTCGAAGGGGATGGGGTGACGGATGATAATGATCGTGCGTTGTGGTTGCGGAATGCGGATGGTGGTTTGCATCTGTTATTGCGTGAGGGTGAGTTGTTTGATGTAGATGATGATGCTGTGGGGGAAGATTTGCGCATGATCAATGATATTGATATGTATGGGTATTCAGGTGGTGAGGATGGTCAGACGCAGAGTTTGAATGACTCGGGTGAGTTGGCTGTGCATTTGAAGTTTAACGATGGCTCGGAGGGATTGTTTGTGTTGGATACGATGTCGACGATACCTGAGCCGATGACAGTGGGTTTGATGAGTGCTGGAGGGTTGGGATTTCTGTTGCGGAGGCGTCGAAGGGAATGA
- a CDS encoding heavy metal translocating P-type ATPase: MAKVTLDVKGMRCASCVNHVEKALLACDGVDSAVVNLPLEEAVVGYDDVEMDVEELVEVVGDAGYTAEVRGAADEEHQHGDAGSGGHEHNEVGEWKQKLIVGGVLGVVVMVLAMGWKGQASHWWQLVLATPIQVWLGWSFYKGAWNGLKHKRADMDTLVALGTSVAYVYSVFSTFFGGEYVYFDTAAMILVLIGLGKMLEARARGSAASAIRGLMDLQPPEAVVLREGNEVVVSVGEVREGEVCVVKPGQKVPVDGRVVEGGSSVDQSMVTGESLPVDVEVGSKVFGGTVNQTGAFRMEATATGGKMLLSQVVGLVKQAQTSKAKVQRIVDEIAAVFVPAVLVVAVITFIGQGIYWWGEVGGWQMAMEAMIAVLIVACPCALGLATPTAIMVGTGIGAQRGILIKDAAALERAGKLTDIVLDKTGTLTVGKPAVTDVVCMLGESCQDDVLRFAAAVEMDSEHPLGKAIVNEAKERGMVVVRAEKFESLTAAGVRGVVEGHEVIVGRMTTLREMGVEGMDELIKKRDEVLEAQKTAVGVAVDGQARGVIAFADKVRDGAVEVVAELKELGLNVVMMTGDNAGSAKAVGDRLGIDEVMAEVLPADKQAKVKTLQGEGKRRVAMVGDGINDAPALASADIGIAIGGGTDIAMDAGHVVLVGDDLKNLPRAIRLSRATMKRIYYGLGWAFIYNVVLIPVAMSGYLWPMLAAGAMAFSSVSVVGNALYLRLSWKD, encoded by the coding sequence GTGGCAAAGGTAACGTTAGATGTGAAGGGGATGCGTTGTGCGAGTTGTGTGAATCATGTGGAGAAGGCGCTGTTGGCATGCGATGGTGTGGATAGTGCGGTAGTGAATTTGCCACTGGAGGAAGCGGTGGTGGGATATGACGACGTGGAGATGGATGTTGAAGAATTGGTTGAGGTTGTTGGTGATGCGGGATATACGGCGGAGGTGCGCGGGGCAGCGGATGAGGAACATCAGCATGGGGATGCTGGGAGTGGTGGACATGAACATAATGAGGTCGGGGAGTGGAAGCAGAAATTGATCGTGGGAGGTGTATTGGGGGTTGTGGTGATGGTATTGGCGATGGGTTGGAAGGGGCAGGCATCGCATTGGTGGCAGTTGGTGCTGGCGACGCCGATCCAGGTTTGGTTGGGTTGGAGTTTTTATAAGGGGGCGTGGAATGGTTTGAAACATAAACGTGCAGACATGGATACGCTGGTCGCGTTGGGGACGAGTGTGGCGTATGTGTATTCGGTGTTTTCGACGTTTTTCGGCGGGGAATATGTGTATTTTGATACGGCGGCAATGATCTTGGTGTTGATTGGTTTGGGGAAGATGCTGGAGGCGAGGGCGAGAGGAAGTGCAGCGAGTGCGATCAGAGGTTTGATGGATTTGCAGCCGCCTGAGGCGGTGGTGCTGCGGGAAGGGAATGAGGTAGTGGTGAGTGTGGGTGAGGTGAGGGAAGGGGAGGTTTGTGTGGTGAAGCCGGGGCAGAAGGTGCCGGTGGATGGGAGGGTTGTGGAAGGTGGGTCGAGTGTGGATCAGTCGATGGTGACGGGGGAGAGCTTGCCGGTGGATGTTGAAGTGGGGAGTAAGGTGTTTGGGGGGACGGTTAATCAGACAGGCGCGTTTCGGATGGAGGCAACAGCGACGGGTGGAAAGATGTTGTTGTCGCAGGTGGTGGGGTTGGTGAAACAGGCGCAGACGAGTAAGGCGAAAGTGCAGCGGATTGTGGATGAGATCGCGGCGGTATTCGTGCCAGCGGTATTGGTGGTGGCGGTGATAACGTTTATCGGGCAGGGGATTTATTGGTGGGGCGAGGTTGGGGGATGGCAGATGGCGATGGAAGCGATGATTGCGGTGTTGATTGTGGCGTGTCCGTGTGCGCTGGGATTGGCGACGCCGACGGCGATCATGGTGGGGACAGGGATTGGTGCGCAAAGAGGGATTTTGATTAAAGATGCGGCGGCGCTGGAACGGGCTGGGAAGTTAACGGATATTGTGCTGGATAAGACGGGGACGTTGACGGTGGGTAAGCCGGCGGTGACGGATGTGGTGTGTATGTTGGGCGAGAGTTGTCAGGATGATGTGTTGCGGTTTGCTGCAGCAGTGGAGATGGATTCGGAGCATCCGCTTGGTAAAGCGATTGTGAATGAAGCGAAAGAACGTGGGATGGTTGTGGTAAGAGCGGAGAAGTTTGAATCGTTGACGGCGGCGGGTGTGAGGGGTGTTGTAGAAGGGCATGAAGTGATTGTGGGTCGGATGACGACGTTGCGGGAGATGGGCGTTGAGGGGATGGATGAACTGATTAAGAAGCGAGATGAGGTTTTGGAGGCGCAAAAGACGGCGGTGGGTGTGGCGGTGGATGGTCAGGCTCGGGGTGTGATCGCGTTTGCGGATAAAGTGAGAGATGGCGCGGTTGAGGTTGTGGCTGAATTGAAGGAATTGGGTTTGAATGTGGTGATGATGACAGGGGACAATGCAGGGAGTGCGAAGGCGGTGGGCGATCGTTTGGGTATTGATGAGGTGATGGCGGAGGTGTTGCCGGCGGATAAGCAGGCGAAGGTGAAGACGCTACAGGGGGAAGGGAAGCGGCGTGTTGCGATGGTGGGGGATGGGATTAACGATGCGCCGGCGCTGGCGAGTGCGGATATTGGGATTGCGATAGGTGGTGGGACGGATATTGCGATGGATGCGGGGCATGTGGTGTTAGTGGGAGATGATCTGAAGAATTTACCACGGGCGATTCGGTTGAGTCGGGCGACGATGAAGCGGATTTATTATGGATTGGGTTGGGCGTTTATTTATAACGTGGTGTTGATACCGGTTGCGATGAGCGGGTATTTGTGGCCGATGTTGGCGGCGGGGGCGATGGCGTTTAGCTCGGTGAGTGTGGTGGGTAATGCACTGTATCTTCGTCTGAGTTGGAAAGATTAA
- a CDS encoding PEP-CTERM sorting domain-containing protein — protein MPVCLRTHSCVMLLIGSLVGGMSGVDCLNAADVRTVALTRHQAAGTRDVWDDFYHFTINDWGQTAFGGKLTGNAVTEITDNGIWLEDYGNQLLIARGGQSAWGADDDAVFRTLTSPQINSLGTVVFKSSLEGENISSFLNGSAVFRYGEDYGPQMLFRTGQAWGDGTLDINNFSSLRTNESGEYALKMELNKLGQPLDGFVVVKGDGQTVKTIAEKGSFAGGVGNGVVYEDSFFAPKLNDNGDVSFMAHIEGDGVIQWNDIGVWMSQNDIHVLQMRERMSAPGTGQVLESISIPSINDAREIVFKGDLVPLLGHDYDPLTDAGLWGGHKDDLQLIARRGDAAVGLEGWNFGRFLNTSINHDGTIMFTAQLANDVESLEETKGVWQHKDGVTSLIAGTGSVIEGLDDGEFVRYVFEDSINGLGQIVFSASIAGAGVTEEDNVGLWITGLDGALDLIIREGDLFDVDDDPIAEDLRVISDIAMDGWSGGEEGHAKSLNDWGELAVRLNFTDGSEGLFVFNTIAAIPEPGSVALLGAGLVGMLARKRKCGLG, from the coding sequence ATGCCTGTGTGTTTGAGAACGCATTCTTGTGTGATGTTGTTGATAGGTTCTTTGGTTGGTGGAATGAGTGGCGTTGATTGTTTGAATGCGGCGGATGTTAGAACGGTTGCGCTGACGCGGCATCAGGCGGCGGGGACGCGTGATGTGTGGGATGATTTTTATCATTTTACGATTAATGATTGGGGGCAGACTGCGTTTGGCGGTAAGTTGACGGGGAATGCTGTGACTGAAATTACGGACAATGGGATATGGCTTGAAGATTATGGTAATCAGTTGTTAATAGCACGCGGTGGTCAGTCAGCGTGGGGTGCGGATGATGATGCGGTGTTTCGTACGTTGACGAGTCCTCAGATTAACTCGTTGGGTACGGTTGTGTTTAAATCGAGTTTAGAGGGTGAAAATATTAGTAGTTTTCTGAATGGCTCGGCTGTGTTTCGGTATGGTGAAGATTACGGGCCACAGATGTTGTTTCGAACGGGACAGGCATGGGGCGATGGGACACTGGATATTAATAACTTCAGTAGCTTGCGCACGAATGAATCGGGTGAGTATGCGCTAAAGATGGAGTTGAATAAGTTGGGGCAACCATTGGACGGGTTTGTCGTGGTGAAGGGTGATGGACAAACGGTGAAGACGATCGCGGAGAAAGGTAGTTTTGCGGGTGGTGTTGGGAATGGTGTGGTCTATGAGGATTCATTCTTTGCGCCGAAGTTAAATGACAACGGTGATGTTTCGTTTATGGCGCACATTGAAGGTGATGGTGTTATTCAATGGAATGATATTGGGGTTTGGATGAGTCAAAATGATATTCATGTTTTGCAGATGCGTGAAAGAATGAGTGCACCGGGAACGGGGCAGGTATTAGAAAGCATCTCGATTCCCTCGATTAATGATGCGCGAGAGATTGTGTTTAAAGGTGATTTGGTTCCTTTGCTTGGTCATGATTATGATCCGCTGACAGATGCAGGCCTTTGGGGCGGGCATAAAGATGATTTGCAATTGATCGCACGCCGAGGTGATGCCGCGGTGGGTTTAGAGGGATGGAATTTTGGCAGGTTTTTGAATACTAGTATTAATCATGATGGAACGATCATGTTTACCGCTCAGCTTGCCAATGATGTTGAAAGTTTAGAGGAAACCAAGGGGGTATGGCAGCATAAGGATGGTGTGACAAGTTTGATTGCAGGGACGGGTAGCGTGATTGAGGGGTTAGATGATGGTGAGTTTGTGAGGTACGTTTTTGAAGATAGCATCAATGGGTTAGGTCAAATTGTCTTTAGTGCTAGCATCGCGGGGGCAGGAGTTACAGAAGAAGATAATGTTGGGCTGTGGATTACGGGGTTGGATGGCGCGTTGGATTTGATCATTCGGGAAGGTGATTTGTTTGATGTTGATGATGATCCGATTGCGGAAGACTTACGTGTGATCAGTGATATTGCGATGGATGGATGGTCGGGTGGCGAGGAAGGTCATGCGAAGAGTTTGAATGACTGGGGTGAGTTGGCGGTTCGTTTGAATTTTACGGATGGATCGGAAGGTTTGTTTGTGTTTAACACGATTGCAGCGATACCTGAGCCGGGGAGTGTGGCTTTGCTTGGTGCAGGTTTAGTTGGGATGCTTGCTCGAAAGAGAAAGTGTGGTTTGGGGTAA
- a CDS encoding polyprenyl synthetase family protein gives MATDETSMKDIDIKSITNVAADVEQYLIDFLDSRPLPNNLREACKYALLGGGKRLRPVLVIQSALAVGGSLQNALPPAAAIEMIHAFSLVHDDLPAMDDDDLRRGRPTLHKHTDEAMAILAGDALMGLAFELITTKIADSTLATRIVAELATGNNNMIAGQIYDTLPDFEDGVESLERLVTIHKNKTGALLRASCRMGAMTAGANDKQINDLTQYADAIGLMFQVVDDVLDVTQTTEQLGKTAGKDVEQDKMTYPALMGLDKSRDEIERLHAESIQALAGFGESADALRHLSDYMAVRQH, from the coding sequence ATGGCCACAGACGAGACATCGATGAAAGATATTGATATCAAAAGCATTACGAACGTAGCCGCCGATGTTGAGCAGTACCTCATCGACTTCCTTGATTCACGACCGCTCCCAAACAACCTCCGCGAAGCCTGCAAATACGCGCTGCTCGGCGGAGGCAAACGCCTGCGGCCCGTACTCGTTATTCAGTCAGCACTTGCAGTCGGGGGTTCTCTCCAAAACGCACTCCCACCCGCGGCCGCAATCGAGATGATTCACGCCTTTTCACTTGTCCACGACGACCTCCCAGCCATGGATGATGACGACCTCCGACGCGGCCGCCCTACGCTCCACAAGCACACAGATGAGGCGATGGCGATCCTTGCAGGGGATGCGCTGATGGGGCTTGCATTTGAGCTGATTACCACGAAAATCGCAGATTCGACGCTTGCGACGCGGATTGTCGCGGAGCTTGCCACGGGTAATAACAACATGATTGCTGGGCAGATCTATGACACGCTCCCCGACTTCGAGGATGGTGTTGAATCGCTTGAGCGGTTGGTGACGATTCATAAGAATAAAACCGGTGCGTTATTGCGAGCATCTTGCCGCATGGGGGCGATGACCGCGGGCGCTAACGATAAACAAATTAACGACTTAACCCAGTATGCCGATGCGATCGGCTTGATGTTCCAGGTTGTGGATGATGTCTTGGATGTAACCCAGACGACTGAACAACTCGGAAAAACAGCGGGTAAAGATGTTGAGCAGGACAAGATGACCTATCCGGCTCTAATGGGATTGGATAAATCACGTGACGAGATCGAGCGGCTGCATGCTGAGTCGATTCAAGCACTTGCGGGTTTCGGTGAAAGCGCGGATGCTTTGCGTCACTTGTCGGATTACATGGCAGTTCGCCAACATTAA
- a CDS encoding GNAT family N-acetyltransferase produces the protein MDTLIEIAEATGLFRPQELEELIGVMGAYFEGQFDEHHFWVVDEEDGEIVGVVYYAPEPMACHVWNTYFIAVREGWQRMGKGSELMGDVEEQVKRMGGRLLLVETSGLERYEQARRFYSQCGYDEETRIRDFYDEGEDKVIFRKAL, from the coding sequence ATGGATACGTTGATTGAGATTGCTGAGGCGACAGGGTTGTTTCGGCCGCAGGAGTTGGAGGAGTTGATTGGGGTGATGGGCGCATATTTTGAAGGGCAATTTGATGAGCATCATTTTTGGGTGGTAGATGAGGAAGATGGTGAGATTGTCGGGGTGGTGTATTATGCGCCTGAACCGATGGCGTGTCATGTTTGGAATACATATTTTATTGCGGTGAGAGAAGGGTGGCAGCGTATGGGCAAGGGCAGTGAGTTGATGGGGGATGTTGAAGAACAAGTGAAAAGAATGGGAGGACGATTGCTGTTGGTGGAGACCTCAGGGTTGGAGCGATATGAGCAAGCGAGGCGGTTTTACAGTCAGTGTGGATATGATGAAGAGACGCGGATACGCGATTTTTATGATGAGGGTGAGGATAAGGTGATATTTCGTAAAGCGCTCTAA
- a CDS encoding MazG nucleotide pyrophosphohydrolase domain-containing protein, translated as MSDNLPPKSANAPSTDPLTIAAFQQHIRDRYYATDAERGTPGTFMWLIEEIGELATTLHKVNGQGGDTSGGSTQEDLESEFADVIAWLTTLANINNIDLESALHKKYFQDGGPKGTK; from the coding sequence ATGAGCGACAATCTCCCCCCTAAATCAGCGAACGCCCCATCCACAGACCCCCTCACCATCGCCGCCTTCCAGCAGCACATCCGTGACCGCTATTACGCCACAGACGCCGAGCGCGGCACCCCCGGCACCTTCATGTGGCTCATCGAAGAAATCGGCGAACTCGCCACCACCCTCCACAAAGTCAACGGCCAGGGCGGTGACACCTCCGGCGGCTCGACACAGGAAGACCTCGAATCAGAATTCGCCGACGTCATCGCATGGCTCACCACCCTCGCAAACATCAACAACATCGACCTCGAATCCGCACTCCACAAAAAGTACTTCCAAGACGGTGGGCCAAAGGGCACAAAATAA
- the dxs gene encoding 1-deoxy-D-xylulose-5-phosphate synthase, producing MPQDLLKTINGPHDLKALSVDQLPQLADELRECICDQISRTGGHFASNLCVVELTIALHYVFDFAQDRLLFDVGHQCYPHKLLTGRQKLFPELKTKGGMAGFPEPRESEFDLFSVGHAGTAIPTAVGMAIGDTAIGEGHRRCVSIIGDASIINGVSMEGMNYAGTLNRQFLTILNDNGMAIGDPQGAVAQYFDRIRVSHTFDDLKKRGKEILEMIPGGSYLEDFYHRSGEVIKAAISTGHVFEHFGHVCVGPLDGHDLPTLVDLFNEVKDIEKPILLHVKTVKGKGYVPAEGDPFRFHAPKAGVVVNGNGEKKVEEALSKGELEKSDCSVVKKPACGGKSFTAAFADGMKGLMAKDEKVYAITAAMPDGTGLDKVAEAYPDRTIDCGLAESLGMDMAAGMAKSGLKPFYAVYSTFSQRALDQTFQEVALQGLPVRVCMDRAGYVGGDGAMMHGFMDIAMNAVFPDVVMMAPSDESNFNAGLEFMRGYEKSATFIRYPRDVVAAEELQADVPKYELGKANLIKKAKGKKPDVAVLAYGVMVYTAAEAIRELEGQGYDVALYDARFAKPVDMGLVTELIEGGIPVVTVEDHGIVGGFGTMVLEGCNEAGLRTDKLKRIAHPEKWMYQDSRGGQLKDAGLDATGVASTIRKFLDKLSHDVNVDVKTKSSQQVAK from the coding sequence ATGCCTCAGGATCTTTTGAAGACCATCAACGGTCCACACGATTTGAAAGCATTGAGTGTTGATCAACTCCCGCAATTGGCAGATGAATTGCGTGAGTGTATCTGCGATCAGATTTCAAGGACGGGTGGACACTTTGCATCGAATTTGTGTGTGGTTGAGTTGACGATTGCGCTGCATTACGTGTTTGATTTTGCGCAGGATCGTTTGCTGTTTGATGTTGGGCATCAGTGTTATCCGCACAAGTTGTTGACGGGTCGACAGAAGCTGTTTCCTGAATTGAAGACGAAGGGCGGGATGGCAGGGTTTCCTGAGCCGCGTGAGAGCGAGTTTGATTTGTTCTCGGTGGGTCATGCTGGGACGGCGATCCCGACGGCGGTTGGTATGGCGATCGGTGATACGGCAATCGGCGAGGGGCATCGGCGGTGCGTATCGATTATTGGCGATGCGTCGATTATTAATGGCGTGTCGATGGAGGGGATGAATTACGCGGGGACGCTGAACCGGCAGTTCCTGACGATCTTGAATGATAATGGGATGGCGATTGGTGATCCGCAGGGCGCGGTGGCACAGTATTTTGATCGCATCCGTGTGAGCCACACGTTTGATGATTTGAAGAAGCGGGGTAAGGAGATTCTGGAGATGATCCCGGGCGGATCGTATCTGGAAGATTTTTATCATCGTTCGGGTGAGGTGATTAAGGCAGCGATTTCGACGGGCCATGTGTTTGAGCATTTTGGTCATGTGTGCGTTGGGCCGCTGGATGGTCATGATTTGCCGACGTTGGTGGATTTGTTTAATGAGGTGAAGGACATTGAGAAGCCGATCTTGCTGCATGTGAAGACGGTGAAGGGTAAGGGGTATGTGCCGGCGGAAGGAGATCCGTTTAGGTTCCATGCGCCGAAGGCTGGGGTTGTTGTGAACGGGAATGGTGAAAAGAAGGTTGAAGAGGCTTTATCTAAGGGTGAGTTAGAGAAGAGCGACTGCTCGGTGGTGAAGAAGCCTGCATGTGGGGGCAAGTCGTTTACGGCTGCGTTTGCAGATGGGATGAAGGGGTTGATGGCGAAGGATGAAAAGGTATACGCGATCACAGCGGCGATGCCTGACGGCACGGGGCTGGATAAGGTGGCGGAGGCGTACCCGGATCGGACGATCGACTGTGGTTTGGCAGAGAGTTTGGGGATGGATATGGCGGCAGGTATGGCGAAGAGCGGGTTGAAGCCGTTCTATGCGGTGTATTCGACGTTTAGCCAACGGGCGCTGGATCAGACGTTCCAGGAGGTCGCATTGCAGGGCTTGCCGGTCCGTGTGTGTATGGACAGGGCAGGGTATGTGGGCGGCGATGGGGCGATGATGCACGGGTTTATGGATATCGCGATGAATGCGGTGTTCCCGGACGTTGTGATGATGGCACCAAGCGATGAAAGCAATTTTAATGCGGGGTTGGAATTTATGCGGGGGTATGAGAAGTCAGCGACGTTTATCCGTTATCCGCGTGATGTGGTGGCGGCTGAGGAGTTGCAGGCGGATGTGCCTAAGTATGAGTTAGGGAAGGCGAACCTGATTAAGAAGGCGAAGGGCAAGAAGCCTGACGTGGCGGTGTTGGCGTATGGTGTGATGGTGTATACGGCGGCTGAGGCTATTCGAGAGTTAGAAGGCCAGGGTTATGATGTTGCTTTGTATGATGCACGGTTTGCCAAGCCTGTAGATATGGGTTTGGTCACGGAGCTGATTGAGGGCGGCATCCCGGTCGTGACGGTCGAGGATCATGGGATTGTCGGCGGTTTCGGCACGATGGTGCTGGAAGGCTGCAATGAGGCTGGTCTGCGGACGGATAAGCTTAAGCGGATCGCACATCCAGAGAAATGGATGTATCAGGATTCACGCGGCGGTCAGTTGAAAGATGCGGGTTTGGATGCGACAGGAGTTGCAAGCACGATCCGTAAGTTTCTTGACAAGCTGAGCCACGATGTGAATGTGGATGTGAAAACGAAGTCGTCACAGCAAGTCGCCAAATAA